Proteins encoded by one window of Girardinichthys multiradiatus isolate DD_20200921_A chromosome 14, DD_fGirMul_XY1, whole genome shotgun sequence:
- the LOC124880085 gene encoding voltage-gated potassium channel subunit beta-3-like isoform X4, whose translation MQVSIACNVGGGGSGGGGASEHQLKERRAAANTSNALACQTKVRAESMVRTTLLGHAHMKEALGRHSNMKYRNLGKSGLRVSCLGLGTWVTFGSQISDEMAESVLTVAYDSGVNLFDTAEVYASGRAEETLGNILKKKGWRRSSYVVTTKIYWGGPAETERGLSRKHIIEGLRGSLSRLQLDYVDIVFANRSDVNAPMEEIVRAMTFVIDQGLAMYWGTSRWNVVEIMEAYSIARQFNLVPPVCEQAEYHYFQRDKVELHLPELYHKIGVGAMTWSPLACGLLTGKYNEGVPESSRAAMKGYSWLKERLHSEEGKKQLSKIKELHLLADRLNCTAAQLAIAWCLRSEGVSSVLLGVSNTEQFLENLGSLRVLTQLTPPLITEMDALLGNKPRNGKKEGRS comes from the exons ATGCAGGTGTCCATAGCTTGTAATGTGGGAGGGGGCGGCAGTGGAGGAGGTGGTGCCAGCGAGCACCAGCTGAAGGAACGGCGAGCTGCGGCCAACACCAGCAACGCCCTGGCCTGTCAGACAAAGGTCAGGGCCGAGTCGATGGTAAGGACCACCCTgttaggccacgcccacatgAAGGAGGCCCTGGGTCGTCATAGCAACATGAAGTACAG GAACCTGGGGAAGTCTGGACTCAGAGTGTCCTGCCTGGGCCTGG GAACCTGGGTGACGTTTGGTTCTCAGATCTCTGATGAG atggCAGAGAGTGTGTTGACGGTGGCCTACGACAGCGGGGTGAACCTGTTCGACACAGCTGAGGTCTACGCTTCAGGAAG GGCAGAAGAAACTCTGGGAAACATCCTGAAGAAGAAAGGCTGGAG GAGGTCCAGTTATGTGGTCACCACTAAGATCTACTGGGGAGGACC GGCAGAAACAGAGCGGGGGTTGTCACGGAAACACATCATAGAAG gTCTGCGGGGGTCTCTCTCCAGGTTACAGCTGGACTATGTGGACATCGTGTTCGCCAACAGGAGTGACGTTAATGCGCCCATGGAGG AGATTGTGCGTGCGATGACCTTTGTGATCGACCAGGGTTTGGCCATGTACTGGGGAACGTCCCGCTGGAACGTGGTGGAGATCATG GAGGCGTACTCCATCGCCCGGCAGTTCAACCTGGTTCCCCCGGTGTGTGAGCAGGCAGAGTATCACTACTTCCAGAGGGACAAAGTGGAGCTCCACCTGCCTGAACTCTACCATAAGATCG GAGTGGGAGCCATGACCTGGTCTCCGTTAGCCTGCGGCCTGCTGACGGGGAAGTACAACGAGGGCGTCCCTGAGAGCTCCAGGGCCGCCATGAAG GGTTACTCCTGGTTGAAGGAGCGTCTCCACAGCGAGGAGGGGAAGAAGCAGCTCAGTAAAATCAAGGAGCTCCACCTGCTGGCTGACAGACTCAACTGCACTGCTGCTCAGCTGGCTATAG CGTGGTGTCTGCGCAGTGAAGGCGTCAGCTCGGTTCTTCTGGGAGTATCCAACACGGAGCAGTTTCTGGAGAACCTGGGTTCCCTCAGG GTTCTGACTCAGCTGACTCCGCCCCTCATCACAGAGATGGATGCGTTGCTCGGCAACAAGCCAAGAAACGGCAAGAAGGAGGGAAGGAGCTGA
- the LOC124880085 gene encoding voltage-gated potassium channel subunit beta-3-like isoform X3, with protein sequence MQVSIACNVGGGGSGGGGASEHQLKERRAAANTSNALACQTKVRAESMVRTTLLGHAHMKEALGRHSNMKYRNLGKSGLRVSCLGLGTWVTFGSQISDEMAESVLTVAYDSGVNLFDTAEVYASGSLCFRAEETLGNILKKKGWRRSSYVVTTKIYWGGPAETERGLSRKHIIEGLRGSLSRLQLDYVDIVFANRSDVNAPMEEIVRAMTFVIDQGLAMYWGTSRWNVVEIMEAYSIARQFNLVPPVCEQAEYHYFQRDKVELHLPELYHKIGVGAMTWSPLACGLLTGKYNEGVPESSRAAMKGYSWLKERLHSEEGKKQLSKIKELHLLADRLNCTAAQLAIAWCLRSEGVSSVLLGVSNTEQFLENLGSLRVLTQLTPPLITEMDALLGNKPRNGKKEGRS encoded by the exons ATGCAGGTGTCCATAGCTTGTAATGTGGGAGGGGGCGGCAGTGGAGGAGGTGGTGCCAGCGAGCACCAGCTGAAGGAACGGCGAGCTGCGGCCAACACCAGCAACGCCCTGGCCTGTCAGACAAAGGTCAGGGCCGAGTCGATGGTAAGGACCACCCTgttaggccacgcccacatgAAGGAGGCCCTGGGTCGTCATAGCAACATGAAGTACAG GAACCTGGGGAAGTCTGGACTCAGAGTGTCCTGCCTGGGCCTGG GAACCTGGGTGACGTTTGGTTCTCAGATCTCTGATGAG atggCAGAGAGTGTGTTGACGGTGGCCTACGACAGCGGGGTGAACCTGTTCGACACAGCTGAGGTCTACGCTTCAGGAAG TTTGTGTTTCAGGGCAGAAGAAACTCTGGGAAACATCCTGAAGAAGAAAGGCTGGAG GAGGTCCAGTTATGTGGTCACCACTAAGATCTACTGGGGAGGACC GGCAGAAACAGAGCGGGGGTTGTCACGGAAACACATCATAGAAG gTCTGCGGGGGTCTCTCTCCAGGTTACAGCTGGACTATGTGGACATCGTGTTCGCCAACAGGAGTGACGTTAATGCGCCCATGGAGG AGATTGTGCGTGCGATGACCTTTGTGATCGACCAGGGTTTGGCCATGTACTGGGGAACGTCCCGCTGGAACGTGGTGGAGATCATG GAGGCGTACTCCATCGCCCGGCAGTTCAACCTGGTTCCCCCGGTGTGTGAGCAGGCAGAGTATCACTACTTCCAGAGGGACAAAGTGGAGCTCCACCTGCCTGAACTCTACCATAAGATCG GAGTGGGAGCCATGACCTGGTCTCCGTTAGCCTGCGGCCTGCTGACGGGGAAGTACAACGAGGGCGTCCCTGAGAGCTCCAGGGCCGCCATGAAG GGTTACTCCTGGTTGAAGGAGCGTCTCCACAGCGAGGAGGGGAAGAAGCAGCTCAGTAAAATCAAGGAGCTCCACCTGCTGGCTGACAGACTCAACTGCACTGCTGCTCAGCTGGCTATAG CGTGGTGTCTGCGCAGTGAAGGCGTCAGCTCGGTTCTTCTGGGAGTATCCAACACGGAGCAGTTTCTGGAGAACCTGGGTTCCCTCAGG GTTCTGACTCAGCTGACTCCGCCCCTCATCACAGAGATGGATGCGTTGCTCGGCAACAAGCCAAGAAACGGCAAGAAGGAGGGAAGGAGCTGA